A portion of the Adhaeribacter radiodurans genome contains these proteins:
- a CDS encoding dipeptidase gives MKYFLLLFLLLILVNPGKAQDFQKWHEKAILVDTHNDVLYGAIMEGMPIEKDLTGKAHTDLKRLQKGGVDAQVFAVWCDETYGKNTAFKYANTEIDSLEAIAQRNPDKMVFVNTPSDLRKVVKHKKLAAMIGVEGGHMIEDNITYLDSLFHRGVCYLTLTWNNSTSWATSSRDESTGKIPNPQKGLNDFGRKIVKHMNELGMLIDVSHVGEQTFYDVIQTTTKPIIASHSSVYAICPHHRNLKDNQIKAIAKNKGVIQVNFASDFIDPDYDKRTKIFLDAHKPELDSLEKISGIDVASYFTKKYPTETYALRPPLSLLLDHIDYIVKLVGVNHVGLGSDFDGISSSPKDIEDVSQFPNITKGLVERGYRKRDIQKILGGNFIRAWEANQP, from the coding sequence ATGAAATACTTTCTCTTACTTTTCTTATTGTTGATTTTAGTAAATCCTGGTAAAGCTCAGGACTTTCAGAAATGGCACGAAAAGGCGATTTTGGTGGATACCCATAATGATGTATTGTACGGCGCCATAATGGAAGGAATGCCCATTGAAAAAGATTTAACCGGTAAAGCGCATACTGATTTAAAACGATTGCAAAAAGGCGGGGTAGATGCTCAGGTTTTTGCCGTTTGGTGCGATGAAACGTACGGCAAAAACACTGCTTTTAAATATGCCAACACTGAAATAGATTCGCTAGAAGCCATTGCCCAGCGAAACCCGGATAAAATGGTATTCGTTAACACTCCCTCCGATTTGCGGAAAGTAGTAAAGCATAAAAAATTAGCCGCTATGATTGGGGTTGAAGGCGGCCACATGATCGAAGATAATATAACTTACCTGGATAGTTTGTTTCACCGCGGAGTTTGTTACCTGACTTTAACCTGGAACAATTCTACTTCCTGGGCAACTTCTTCGCGCGATGAGTCTACCGGTAAAATCCCAAACCCGCAGAAAGGTTTAAACGACTTTGGCCGAAAAATAGTAAAACACATGAACGAGCTGGGCATGTTAATAGATGTTAGCCACGTAGGCGAACAAACTTTCTACGATGTAATCCAAACCACTACTAAGCCTATCATCGCGTCGCATAGTTCGGTTTATGCCATTTGTCCGCACCACCGCAATCTAAAAGACAACCAAATTAAAGCCATTGCTAAAAACAAGGGCGTTATTCAGGTAAACTTTGCTTCTGATTTTATAGATCCGGACTATGATAAACGCACTAAAATTTTTCTGGATGCCCATAAACCAGAATTAGACTCATTAGAAAAAATAAGCGGAATAGATGTGGCTTCGTATTTTACTAAAAAGTACCCCACAGAAACCTACGCCTTACGCCCACCCTTATCCCTGCTCCTGGACCATATTGATTACATTGTTAAATTAGTGGGCGTGAATCACGTAGGATTAGGTTCCGATTTTGATGGCATTTCGTCTTCCCCGAAAGACATAGAAGATGTTTCGCAGTTTCCGAATATTACTAAAGGTTTAGTAGAAAGAGGCTACCGCAAACGGGACATTCAGAAAATTTTAGGTGGTAATTTTATCCGGGCCTGGGAAGCCAATCAACCTTAA
- the ggt gene encoding gamma-glutamyltransferase, with translation MKSILHFFLTLFIVFFNTRVSFSQSGRLPAPAEKGMVVSSHYLASQAGDEILKKGGNAVDAAVATAFALAVTLPSAGNIGGGGFLVYHGYNGQQTTFNFREKAPLAATSTMYLDENGKIKNNSNHEGLLSVGVPGTVAGLYQAHQKLGKLKWAELVAPAVKLAKKGFSSTWAMQDFLENIEANKEKYPSTAAAFLKNGETKYKPGENWKQKDLASSLKRIQKHGADGFYKGKTAQLLVDFMKANGGLITHEDLTSYKAEELKPIHGTYRGYDIYSMPPPSSGGVALVEMLNILEGYNLTEMGSNSGNYLHLLTEAMRRAYADRAQFIGDPNFNPDMPIERLISKPYAEKLRKSINLNQAGVSDSSKFAAVYLRPESPETTHLSVVDQEGNAVSLTYTLENSYGAKIVVPGAGFLLNDEMGDFNPVPGVTNSQGQIGTPPNLVAPEKRMLSSMTPTIVAKDGKPILVIGSPGGRTIINTTMQVILNVLDHRMNVAEAIESPRIHHQWLPDVTSFESFGFSPDTRKIYEGLGHRINSTGNIGSAMGIFIDHSKKRLYGGADSRSFDGKAVGH, from the coding sequence ATGAAGTCCATTTTACATTTCTTTCTTACCCTGTTTATTGTATTCTTTAATACTCGCGTCTCCTTTTCCCAAAGCGGCCGCCTACCCGCTCCGGCCGAAAAAGGAATGGTAGTCAGCAGCCATTACCTGGCTTCGCAGGCAGGTGATGAAATTTTGAAAAAAGGAGGCAACGCCGTAGATGCCGCCGTAGCCACAGCTTTTGCTTTAGCGGTTACCTTGCCTTCGGCGGGTAATATTGGGGGAGGTGGTTTTTTGGTATATCATGGGTACAATGGCCAACAAACTACTTTTAATTTCCGCGAAAAAGCTCCTTTAGCGGCTACCTCCACCATGTACTTAGATGAAAACGGAAAAATAAAAAATAACTCTAACCACGAAGGTCTCTTATCGGTGGGAGTTCCGGGTACAGTAGCCGGCTTGTACCAAGCGCACCAAAAATTAGGTAAATTAAAATGGGCCGAATTAGTAGCGCCGGCGGTAAAGCTGGCTAAAAAAGGATTTTCTTCTACCTGGGCCATGCAAGACTTTTTAGAAAACATAGAAGCGAACAAAGAAAAATATCCGTCTACGGCCGCTGCTTTTTTAAAAAATGGAGAAACCAAATACAAACCCGGCGAAAATTGGAAGCAAAAAGACTTGGCCTCCAGTTTAAAACGCATCCAAAAACATGGAGCCGATGGATTTTACAAAGGCAAAACGGCTCAACTTCTGGTAGATTTTATGAAAGCCAATGGCGGCCTGATTACCCACGAAGATCTGACCAGCTATAAAGCCGAAGAGTTAAAACCTATTCATGGTACGTACCGGGGTTATGATATTTATTCTATGCCGCCCCCCAGCTCCGGAGGAGTAGCTTTAGTAGAAATGTTAAATATTCTGGAAGGATACAACCTTACCGAAATGGGCTCAAATTCTGGCAATTATTTACATCTGCTTACGGAAGCCATGCGCCGGGCGTATGCCGATAGAGCGCAATTTATCGGTGATCCTAATTTTAACCCGGACATGCCCATTGAAAGGTTAATTTCTAAACCTTACGCCGAAAAGCTCCGGAAATCCATTAACCTGAACCAGGCGGGCGTGAGCGATTCTTCCAAGTTTGCAGCTGTTTACTTACGCCCCGAAAGTCCGGAAACAACGCATTTATCGGTGGTAGACCAGGAAGGGAACGCTGTGTCGCTCACCTATACTTTAGAAAATTCTTATGGCGCTAAAATAGTGGTACCTGGGGCCGGATTTTTATTAAATGATGAAATGGGCGATTTTAACCCGGTACCGGGAGTAACCAACAGCCAAGGGCAAATTGGGACTCCTCCGAACCTGGTAGCTCCCGAAAAAAGAATGTTATCCAGCATGACGCCCACCATTGTAGCAAAAGATGGTAAACCAATATTAGTAATTGGTAGCCCCGGCGGCCGCACTATTATCAACACTACCATGCAGGTTATATTAAACGTGTTGGATCATCGAATGAACGTAGCCGAAGCCATTGAATCGCCCCGGATACACCACCAATGGTTGCCCGATGTAACCTCTTTTGAAAGCTTTGGCTTTTCGCCGGATACCCGCAAAATTTACGAAGGCCTGGGGCACCGGATTAACTCTACCGGCAATATTGGTTCGGCCATGGGCATATTCATTGATCATAGTAAAAAACGTTTATACGGAGGAGCCGATTCCCGAAGCTTCGACGGCAAAGCAGTAGGACATTAA